Proteins encoded within one genomic window of Nonomuraea gerenzanensis:
- a CDS encoding polysaccharide deacetylase family protein: MIRVPILMYHSVTDSPNDETKPHAVRPSDLEEQLAYLAESGFTPLTLGDLVARFNKNNGLSLPDKPIVVTFDDGYADFHSRALPLLERHNFPATVFLTSGWVSDAGKDAAGRPLDDMLSWGQAREAAQTGVEIGGHSHSHPQLDQLRTEDLRQELRRNKGLLEEKIGMPVATMAYPYGYSSARVRREVRKAGYFAACAVSNTIAADRHDMLAIPRLTVGKSTTINMFKRAVEGNAVPLIYMRERILTKGYAVVRRTRYGLQRVRGNV; this comes from the coding sequence ATGATCCGCGTACCGATCCTGATGTACCACTCGGTCACCGACTCGCCCAACGACGAGACCAAGCCGCACGCGGTTCGCCCCTCCGACCTGGAGGAGCAGCTCGCCTACCTGGCCGAGAGCGGCTTCACGCCGCTCACGCTGGGTGACCTGGTGGCCAGGTTCAACAAGAACAACGGGTTGTCGCTGCCGGACAAGCCGATCGTCGTGACGTTCGACGACGGCTACGCCGACTTCCACAGCCGGGCGCTGCCGCTGCTGGAACGCCACAACTTCCCCGCCACGGTCTTCCTGACCAGCGGCTGGGTGTCCGACGCCGGCAAGGACGCCGCGGGCCGGCCCCTCGACGACATGCTGTCGTGGGGGCAGGCCCGCGAGGCCGCCCAGACCGGCGTCGAGATCGGCGGCCACAGCCACAGCCACCCCCAGCTCGACCAGCTCCGCACCGAGGACCTGCGGCAGGAGCTGCGCAGGAACAAGGGCCTGCTGGAGGAGAAGATCGGCATGCCGGTCGCCACCATGGCCTACCCGTACGGGTACTCCAGCGCCCGGGTCCGCCGAGAAGTGCGCAAGGCCGGATACTTCGCCGCTTGCGCCGTGAGTAACACGATCGCCGCCGATCGTCATGACATGCTCGCCATCCCCCGGTTGACGGTCGGCAAGAGCACGACCATCAACATGTTCAAGCGCGCCGTAGAAGGCAATGCCGTACCTCTCATCTACATGCGCGAGCGCATCCTCACCAAGGGGTATGCGGTCGTCCGCAGGACGAGGTACGGATTGCAGCGGGTGCGCGGAAATGTCTAG
- a CDS encoding glycosyltransferase family 2 protein, with translation MNTSVVICVYTEERWEDIRQAVESVENQTRPAHELILVVDHNPDLHLKLKHEYPQAIVVENTHEQGLSGGKNTGVATANGEIVAFLDDDAVADPGWLEALEEGFQETGVVGVGGRTDPIWASGRRPGWFPYEFDWTVGCTYRGMPAVRAPIRNVMGGNAAFLREAVSEVGGFHSGIGRSVQGRKSRPLGCEETEFCIRLSQRKPGSVMLFEPRAVIGHKVSRQRERFAYFRSRCYAEGLSKALVTREVGTQDGLSSERAHAMKTLPLGALRGVGEALRGDVGGLGRAAAIVVGLAWTTWGYVVGSVRLKVARS, from the coding sequence GTGAACACGTCTGTTGTCATCTGCGTCTACACCGAGGAGCGGTGGGAGGACATCAGGCAGGCAGTCGAGTCGGTCGAGAACCAGACGCGCCCGGCACACGAGCTGATCCTGGTGGTCGACCACAACCCCGACCTGCACCTCAAGCTCAAGCACGAGTACCCGCAGGCCATCGTGGTGGAGAACACGCACGAGCAGGGGTTGTCCGGTGGCAAGAACACCGGGGTGGCCACGGCCAACGGTGAGATCGTCGCCTTTCTCGACGACGACGCGGTCGCCGATCCCGGCTGGCTGGAGGCTTTGGAGGAGGGCTTCCAGGAAACCGGTGTCGTCGGCGTGGGCGGCCGTACCGACCCCATCTGGGCGTCGGGGCGGCGGCCCGGCTGGTTCCCGTACGAGTTCGACTGGACGGTCGGCTGCACCTACCGCGGCATGCCCGCGGTCAGGGCGCCGATCCGCAACGTCATGGGCGGCAACGCCGCCTTCCTGCGTGAGGCCGTCTCCGAGGTGGGCGGCTTCCACAGCGGCATCGGCCGCAGCGTGCAGGGACGCAAGTCGCGCCCGCTCGGGTGCGAGGAGACCGAGTTCTGCATCAGGCTGAGCCAGCGCAAGCCGGGCTCGGTGATGCTGTTCGAGCCGCGCGCGGTGATCGGGCACAAGGTGTCCAGGCAGCGCGAGCGGTTCGCCTACTTCAGGTCCAGGTGCTACGCGGAGGGGCTGTCGAAGGCCCTGGTGACGCGGGAGGTCGGCACCCAGGACGGGCTGTCCAGCGAGCGCGCGCACGCGATGAAGACGCTGCCGCTCGGTGCGCTGCGCGGGGTCGGTGAGGCCCTGCGCGGCGACGTGGGCGGGCTCGGCAGGGCGGCCGCGATCGTCGTCGGGCTGGCCTGGACGACCTGGGGATACGTCGTGGGTTCCGTACGGCTGAAGGTGGCACGGTCATGA
- a CDS encoding SDR family oxidoreductase: MSTVALITGAASGIGAAVARRLSTGGVKCVLVDMDGEGVERLAKELDGVWLAADVSTEEASLEAVALAEQRYGRLDLVHLNAGISGRVDLADFDLARYRKVVGVNMDGVVFGVRATMPLLLRSGGGAIVVTSSLAGLAAFSGDPVYTMTKHAVVGLVRALAEPLAAQNVRIGAVCPGFTDTPLVADAREMFVNAGFPLLTAEDVAAAVESAFYAETPGTLLIVQPGRQPVPYRYAGVPGPAGGQRPPRQD; encoded by the coding sequence ATGAGCACTGTTGCACTGATCACCGGAGCCGCGAGCGGCATCGGCGCCGCCGTGGCCCGGCGCCTGTCGACGGGCGGCGTCAAGTGCGTCCTCGTCGACATGGACGGCGAGGGGGTCGAGCGGCTGGCCAAGGAGCTGGACGGCGTGTGGCTGGCCGCCGACGTCAGCACCGAGGAGGCGTCGCTGGAGGCCGTCGCGCTGGCCGAGCAGCGGTACGGCCGGCTCGACCTGGTCCATCTCAACGCCGGCATCTCCGGCCGGGTGGACCTGGCCGACTTCGACCTCGCCCGCTACCGCAAGGTCGTCGGGGTCAACATGGACGGCGTCGTCTTCGGCGTACGGGCCACCATGCCGCTGCTCCTGCGCTCGGGCGGCGGCGCGATCGTCGTCACCTCCTCGCTGGCCGGGCTCGCCGCCTTCTCCGGAGACCCCGTCTACACGATGACCAAGCACGCCGTCGTGGGCCTGGTCAGGGCGCTGGCCGAGCCGCTGGCCGCGCAGAACGTGCGCATCGGCGCGGTCTGCCCCGGCTTCACCGACACGCCGCTGGTGGCCGACGCGCGGGAGATGTTCGTCAACGCGGGCTTCCCCCTGCTGACGGCCGAGGACGTGGCCGCCGCCGTCGAGTCCGCCTTCTACGCCGAGACCCCCGGCACGCTCCTCATCGTGCAGCCGGGCCGGCAGCCCGTCCCCTATCGCTACGCCGGGGTCCCCGGCCCGGCGGGAGGGCAGCGGCCACCGCGTCAAGATTGA
- a CDS encoding alpha/beta hydrolase, protein MFTRLHRTVPVRLRRKVFTAVLAAAVVVPLSGSEVPAPAPIRPSGGPAEARYAAVRQGILAAGRMAAERGQARRAAALRAMAEPGRRFLFFDGRDGGRAAEVFGDLAGAERVAVLVPGSDTGLDTYGRLRAGALALHRELGGRAAVVAWLGYRTPGTLGAAVLTTGRADEAVPGLRAFVRELGAARVSLLCHSYGAVVCGRAAAGLGDVANIVLYGAPGTGTSGPLRTSAPVWAARAAGDWIAHVPHVRLPFLGLGLGVDPVSPSSGARVLAAGDGGHSDYLRPGSPFLRAVAAVVSGVDPGA, encoded by the coding sequence ATGTTCACCCGTCTGCACCGAACCGTCCCCGTCCGCCTGCGCCGCAAGGTGTTCACCGCCGTGCTCGCCGCAGCCGTGGTGGTGCCGCTGTCCGGCTCTGAGGTCCCGGCTCCCGCGCCGATCCGGCCGTCCGGGGGTCCGGCTGAGGCCCGGTACGCCGCCGTCCGACAGGGCATCCTGGCGGCCGGGCGGATGGCCGCCGAGCGCGGCCAGGCGCGCCGGGCCGCGGCGCTGCGGGCGATGGCGGAGCCGGGGCGGCGGTTCCTGTTCTTCGACGGGCGTGACGGCGGGCGGGCCGCGGAGGTCTTCGGCGACCTGGCCGGGGCCGAGCGGGTCGCGGTGCTGGTGCCCGGCTCCGACACCGGCCTCGACACGTACGGGCGGCTGCGGGCCGGCGCGCTCGCCCTGCACCGGGAGCTGGGCGGCCGGGCCGCGGTCGTCGCCTGGCTCGGGTACCGCACCCCGGGCACCCTCGGCGCCGCCGTGCTCACCACCGGGCGCGCCGACGAGGCCGTCCCCGGGCTGCGGGCGTTCGTGCGCGAGCTGGGCGCCGCCCGGGTGTCCCTGCTGTGCCACTCCTACGGCGCCGTCGTGTGCGGGCGGGCCGCGGCCGGGCTGGGGGACGTGGCGAACATCGTCCTGTACGGCGCGCCCGGCACCGGCACGAGCGGGCCGCTGCGCACGTCCGCGCCCGTGTGGGCCGCCCGTGCGGCCGGGGACTGGATCGCGCACGTGCCCCATGTGCGGCTGCCGTTCCTCGGGCTGGGGCTCGGGGTGGATCCCGTCTCGCCGTCGTCCGGGGCGCGCGTCCTCGCGGCCGGAGACGGAGGGCACAGCGACTACCTGCGGCCGGGGTCCCCGTTCCTGCGCGCCGTCGCCGCCGTCGTGTCGGGGGTGGATCCCGGTGCGTGA
- a CDS encoding GH39 family glycosyl hydrolase, with amino-acid sequence MAGIMVYAAMRTKERSVFVGSEVATKVPTEPAPQLSEPPALQNWPRWGVTHTQYSADNEPQDVVEQARGVLGRVPMLQNQHIMGWGVGNPEPSPGQFNFVDLDRRLTFISSSRGVPVITLCCAPDWMKGGQAGRTDWSKNHTVAPEREHFDDFAKLAARVAKQYPTVKHYMVWNEFKGFWDPATNRWDAEAYTEMYNKVYTALKKVDKEIQVGGPYVSIGSNMRNQGPPSELSGPWGTVDQRALDAVKYWIEHKKGADFVVVDGASMTNDKGNVPDDFTALSKFSAITTWLREESDDLPVWWAEWYVEPENSQWSEEKRTAVQAAALMEFARSGVTTALYWNPQLKQEGDCAGCLWSPKVGGELPMAGLLSGFTKWFPAGVQVQEVQTSDPKVKVLGQASQVVMVNTSDEEVSATVDGRQVTLRPYEIKWSGRGGT; translated from the coding sequence GTGGCGGGCATCATGGTGTACGCCGCGATGCGGACGAAGGAACGGAGCGTGTTCGTGGGCAGCGAGGTGGCCACGAAGGTGCCCACCGAGCCCGCGCCTCAGCTCTCCGAGCCGCCCGCGCTGCAGAACTGGCCGCGCTGGGGCGTCACCCACACCCAGTACAGCGCCGACAACGAGCCGCAGGACGTGGTGGAGCAGGCCAGAGGCGTGCTCGGCCGGGTCCCCATGCTGCAGAACCAGCACATCATGGGCTGGGGCGTCGGCAACCCCGAGCCCAGCCCGGGGCAGTTCAACTTCGTCGACCTCGACCGGCGGCTGACCTTCATCTCCTCCTCGCGGGGCGTGCCGGTGATCACGCTGTGCTGCGCGCCCGACTGGATGAAGGGCGGGCAGGCCGGGCGTACGGACTGGAGCAAGAACCACACGGTCGCCCCCGAGCGGGAGCACTTCGACGACTTCGCCAAGCTGGCGGCGCGGGTGGCCAAGCAGTACCCGACGGTCAAGCACTACATGGTGTGGAACGAGTTCAAGGGCTTCTGGGACCCGGCCACCAACCGGTGGGACGCCGAGGCGTACACCGAGATGTACAACAAGGTCTACACGGCGTTGAAGAAGGTCGACAAGGAGATCCAGGTCGGCGGCCCGTACGTGTCGATCGGCAGCAACATGCGCAACCAGGGCCCGCCCTCCGAGCTGAGCGGCCCGTGGGGCACGGTCGACCAGCGGGCGCTGGACGCGGTCAAGTACTGGATCGAGCACAAGAAGGGCGCCGACTTCGTCGTCGTGGACGGCGCCTCGATGACCAACGACAAGGGGAACGTTCCCGACGACTTCACCGCCCTGAGCAAGTTCAGCGCGATCACCACGTGGTTGCGTGAGGAGAGCGACGACCTGCCGGTGTGGTGGGCCGAGTGGTACGTCGAGCCCGAGAACTCGCAGTGGAGCGAGGAGAAGCGCACGGCCGTGCAGGCGGCGGCGCTCATGGAGTTCGCCAGGAGCGGGGTCACCACCGCCCTCTACTGGAACCCGCAGTTGAAGCAGGAGGGCGATTGCGCCGGGTGCCTGTGGTCGCCCAAGGTGGGCGGCGAGCTGCCCATGGCGGGGTTGCTGTCCGGGTTCACCAAGTGGTTCCCCGCCGGGGTGCAGGTGCAGGAGGTGCAGACCTCCGATCCGAAGGTGAAGGTGCTGGGGCAGGCCAGCCAGGTCGTGATGGTGAACACCTCCGACGAGGAGGTCAGCGCGACCGTCGACGGGCGGCAGGTCACGCTGCGGCCCTACGAGATCAAGTGGTCGGGGCGCGGGGGCACGTGA
- a CDS encoding glycosyltransferase family 2 protein gives MPPPSSFTPVTPHLAISPTVSVVVPAMNEAENLPHVFATIPQWVDEIVLVDGNSVDDTVAVAKRLRPNVKVVTQTGKGKGDALSAGFAACTSDIIVMIDADGSTDGREIINFVGALVTGADFVKGSRYAAGGGSDDLTLNRRLGNKVLTGIVNVMYRTQYTDLCYGYNAFWARHLDVLDLDCDGFEVETLMNVRAAKAGLKVHEVPSHERNRIHGESNLHVVRDGFRVLKTILKEWRRQPTPSQPEPAATPAADRGVA, from the coding sequence ATGCCGCCGCCTTCGAGCTTCACGCCGGTCACCCCGCACCTGGCCATCTCCCCGACGGTCAGCGTGGTCGTGCCGGCGATGAACGAGGCGGAGAACCTGCCGCACGTCTTTGCCACCATCCCGCAGTGGGTTGATGAGATCGTGCTCGTCGACGGCAACTCCGTCGATGACACGGTGGCCGTGGCCAAGCGGCTGCGGCCGAACGTCAAAGTGGTGACGCAGACGGGCAAGGGCAAGGGTGACGCCCTGTCCGCCGGTTTCGCCGCTTGCACCAGCGACATCATCGTGATGATCGACGCCGACGGCTCGACCGACGGCCGCGAGATCATCAACTTCGTGGGCGCGCTGGTGACCGGTGCCGACTTCGTCAAGGGTTCGCGCTACGCCGCCGGGGGCGGCAGTGACGACCTGACGCTGAACCGGCGTCTTGGCAACAAGGTGCTGACCGGCATCGTGAACGTGATGTACCGCACCCAGTACACCGACCTCTGCTACGGCTACAACGCCTTCTGGGCGCGCCACCTTGATGTGCTCGACCTCGACTGCGACGGCTTCGAGGTGGAGACGCTGATGAACGTGCGCGCGGCCAAGGCCGGGCTGAAGGTGCACGAGGTGCCCAGCCACGAGCGCAACCGCATCCACGGCGAAAGCAACCTGCACGTCGTACGAGATGGCTTCCGCGTGCTCAAGACCATCCTGAAGGAGTGGCGTCGCCAGCCCACCCCCTCTCAGCCTGAGCCCGCCGCCACTCCCGCCGCTGACCGAGGCGTCGCATAA
- a CDS encoding GNAT family N-acetyltransferase has protein sequence MRNWPVHELRLTTPRLTLRMPTLDDLDELADRAVEGVHDPGRMPFGVPWTDAPAAELPSAVVLYHLGVMSRWRPEAWACNFVVVHEGRVVGVQELKGVDFAVTREAHTGSWLGRAHQGEGLGTEMRAAVLHLAFAGLGALSAVSSAFLDNPASLAVSRKLGYRDDGLLVQSIRGRRATQQRVRLGREDFVCPVPVKIHGLEACLPHFGLESP, from the coding sequence ATGCGTAACTGGCCGGTACATGAGCTGAGACTGACCACGCCCCGCCTCACGCTGCGGATGCCCACCCTGGACGACCTCGACGAGCTGGCCGACCGGGCCGTGGAGGGGGTGCACGACCCCGGCCGGATGCCGTTCGGCGTGCCGTGGACCGACGCGCCCGCCGCCGAATTGCCGTCCGCCGTCGTGCTCTACCACCTCGGGGTCATGTCCCGGTGGCGGCCGGAGGCGTGGGCCTGCAACTTCGTCGTCGTCCACGAGGGCCGGGTGGTCGGCGTCCAGGAGCTCAAGGGGGTGGACTTCGCGGTCACCCGCGAGGCGCACACCGGCTCGTGGCTGGGCCGCGCCCACCAGGGCGAGGGGCTCGGCACGGAGATGCGCGCCGCCGTCCTGCACCTGGCCTTCGCCGGGCTGGGCGCCCTGTCGGCCGTCTCCAGCGCCTTCCTGGACAACCCGGCCTCGCTCGCGGTCTCGCGCAAGCTCGGCTACCGGGACGACGGGCTGCTCGTCCAGTCGATCCGGGGGCGCCGGGCCACGCAGCAGCGGGTGCGGCTCGGCCGCGAGGACTTCGTCTGCCCCGTGCCGGTGAAGATCCACGGGCTGGAGGCGTGCCTGCCGCACTTCGGGCTGGAGTCCCCGTAG
- a CDS encoding acyltransferase family protein has product MRELVARVEAATPAGRDRGVDGLRAVAILGVVAGHWLVTALVVDSGAVRAASPLRSMPELAPVSWLFQTLAVFFLVGGMVAARSRAGARLAYRVWLGRRMARLFRPVAAVVLVWVVIAVAMLAAGVRTETVGALARLVWSPLWFLLVFAVLTAATPLAARLHPAWPLAVVALVDLVRYGLDGPAWLGWVNVVAGWLVPYSLGASWGRGGGLPGRSEEGGPPGRAGGGGPPGRGGEGGLPGRRAGWALLLGGGAATAGLVLWAGYPAAMVGVPGAEVSNLDPPTLAAVTFGLAQCGAAVLLLGPLRRALRRPLAWAAVAPANLSAITIFLWHQTAMIAVTALGLFAGQALPGLHTVPDSAGWVTARLAWLPLFCVALAACCAAFRGYERPDRADARLAAAPDDGAAAPDAGAAAHDLTCPRAPTT; this is encoded by the coding sequence GTGCGTGAGCTGGTCGCACGGGTGGAGGCGGCGACGCCGGCGGGGCGTGATCGCGGGGTGGACGGGCTGCGGGCGGTGGCCATCCTCGGGGTGGTGGCGGGGCACTGGCTGGTGACGGCGCTGGTGGTGGACAGCGGCGCCGTGCGGGCCGCGAGCCCGTTGCGGTCCATGCCGGAGCTGGCGCCCGTGTCCTGGCTGTTCCAGACGCTGGCGGTGTTCTTCCTGGTGGGCGGGATGGTGGCGGCCCGGAGCCGTGCGGGTGCCCGGCTCGCCTACCGGGTGTGGCTCGGGCGGCGGATGGCGCGGCTGTTCCGGCCGGTCGCCGCCGTGGTGCTGGTGTGGGTGGTGATCGCGGTCGCGATGCTGGCCGCCGGGGTCCGGACGGAGACCGTGGGCGCGCTGGCCAGGCTGGTGTGGTCGCCGCTGTGGTTCCTGCTGGTCTTCGCCGTGCTGACGGCGGCGACCCCGCTGGCCGCCAGGCTGCACCCGGCCTGGCCGCTCGCCGTCGTCGCGCTGGTGGATCTCGTCCGGTACGGGCTGGACGGGCCCGCCTGGCTCGGCTGGGTGAACGTGGTGGCGGGCTGGCTGGTGCCCTACAGCCTGGGTGCGTCATGGGGACGCGGGGGCGGTCTCCCTGGCCGGAGCGAGGAGGGCGGGCCGCCGGGCAGGGCCGGAGGGGGCGGGCCGCCGGGCCGGGGCGGGGAGGGCGGCCTGCCGGGACGCCGGGCCGGGTGGGCGCTGCTGCTCGGGGGCGGGGCCGCCACCGCCGGGCTCGTCCTGTGGGCGGGTTATCCGGCGGCCATGGTGGGCGTGCCGGGCGCGGAGGTCTCGAACCTCGACCCGCCCACCCTCGCCGCCGTCACCTTCGGCCTGGCCCAGTGCGGAGCGGCCGTGCTCCTGCTCGGCCCCCTGCGCCGGGCGCTGCGCCGGCCGCTCGCCTGGGCCGCCGTCGCGCCGGCGAATCTCTCCGCGATCACGATCTTCCTCTGGCACCAGACCGCCATGATCGCCGTCACCGCCCTCGGCCTGTTCGCCGGCCAGGCCCTGCCCGGCCTGCACACCGTCCCCGACTCGGCCGGCTGGGTGACGGCCAGGCTGGCCTGGTTGCCCCTGTTCTGCGTCGCGCTCGCCGCCTGCTGCGCGGCCTTCCGCGGCTACGAGCGCCCGGACCGCGCCGACGCGCGCCTGGCCGCGGCCCCCGACGACGGAGCCGCGGCCCCGGACGCCGGAGCCGCGGCTCACGACCTCACGTGCCCCCGCGCCCCGACCACTTGA
- a CDS encoding lipopolysaccharide biosynthesis protein, producing MSSLWGKLLRDLRNPLFLQGYALMANTVVTGVLGMGYWLLAAHFYSAEEFGRGQAVITAMRLFASLIALGFVGALARFLPVAGRRTPELILRGYGLAAATGGVAAVGFLLTLPLWGQTYSVLAGFGPGLFFLASVVVWAVFTLQDVVLTGLRKATFVPLNNLIFGLVKMGLLVAMAGALPSGGIFVSWVIPTALALIPVNWLIFGVVVPRHIKQAAPGQEPPRLREIGRFLAGDFPGTLSILAIVYLVPVVIATQVGEATFGRFSMAHTLASMIELLAMNMAVSLTVEGSFDRNALAANCRRALRRAFMIVTPIIAVAILGAPLILRIFGSEFAEEGTTLLRLMALAVLPRVLIEVYLSALRARSRARTLAIVQIGLAVLVLVSTVALFPHFGVNAVGYGLLFSEVLVALLIFGNLRKILKFDESGRPTVTQGSSGAS from the coding sequence ATGTCTAGCCTCTGGGGAAAGCTCCTTCGCGACCTGCGTAACCCGCTGTTCCTGCAGGGCTACGCGCTGATGGCCAACACCGTGGTCACGGGCGTGCTCGGCATGGGCTACTGGCTGCTGGCCGCGCACTTCTACTCGGCCGAGGAGTTCGGCCGCGGGCAGGCCGTGATCACCGCGATGCGGCTGTTCGCGTCGCTGATCGCGCTCGGCTTCGTGGGCGCGCTGGCCCGGTTCCTGCCGGTGGCGGGCCGACGCACGCCCGAGCTGATCCTGCGCGGGTACGGCCTGGCCGCCGCCACGGGCGGGGTCGCGGCCGTGGGGTTCCTGCTGACGCTGCCGCTGTGGGGGCAGACGTACTCGGTGCTGGCCGGGTTCGGGCCTGGCCTGTTCTTCCTGGCGTCCGTGGTGGTGTGGGCGGTGTTCACGCTCCAGGACGTGGTGCTGACCGGCCTGCGCAAGGCCACGTTCGTGCCGCTGAACAACCTGATCTTCGGCCTGGTCAAGATGGGGCTCCTGGTCGCCATGGCCGGGGCGCTGCCGTCCGGCGGGATCTTCGTCTCGTGGGTGATTCCGACCGCGCTGGCCCTCATCCCGGTCAACTGGCTGATCTTCGGCGTCGTCGTGCCCCGGCACATCAAGCAGGCCGCCCCCGGGCAGGAGCCGCCCCGGCTGCGCGAGATCGGCCGGTTCCTGGCGGGCGACTTCCCCGGGACGCTGTCGATCCTGGCGATCGTCTACCTGGTGCCCGTGGTGATCGCCACGCAGGTGGGCGAGGCCACGTTCGGGCGCTTCTCGATGGCGCACACCCTGGCGAGCATGATCGAGCTGCTGGCCATGAACATGGCGGTCTCGCTCACCGTCGAGGGCTCCTTCGACCGCAACGCGCTGGCGGCGAACTGCCGCCGGGCTCTGCGGAGAGCCTTCATGATCGTCACCCCGATCATCGCGGTGGCGATCCTCGGGGCGCCGCTGATCCTGCGCATCTTCGGCTCGGAGTTCGCCGAGGAGGGCACGACGCTGCTGCGGCTGATGGCGCTGGCGGTGCTGCCCCGGGTGCTGATCGAGGTGTACCTGAGCGCGCTGCGGGCGCGGAGCAGGGCGCGGACGCTGGCGATCGTCCAGATCGGGCTGGCGGTGCTCGTGCTGGTGTCCACGGTGGCACTGTTCCCTCACTTCGGGGTGAACGCCGTGGGGTACGGATTGCTCTTCAGCGAGGTACTTGTCGCACTTTTGATCTTCGGAAATCTACGTAAAATTCTCAAATTCGACGAAAGCGGTAGACCGACTGTCACCCAGGGGTCGTCCGGGGCTTCATGA
- a CDS encoding DUF418 domain-containing protein yields the protein MRAQETHPARPDVRLAAARIASVDALRGFSLLGILVVNIAFLASGYRMAGLAEPAFDSSLDWGVRWFVTLFLENKFYLLFSFLFGYSFTLQVDSATRQGRPFVPMFLRRLAGLLLLGLAHAVLLFPGDILTTYAAVGLALLIFRRVRPRTAVALAVVLTLLLALAFVLLALLATAGLDLSGRVADGQAQAAASNSALGGMFWQIVSEHLRKLSLIIVARVFFQGPAVLAACLIGLAVGKLGVLRDLPAHTATLRRLQWIGFTVGLGGALFYTVAAWAGSVHKFWGEAVDLVTAPLLAAAYAATFLRVLPHVPRLARALAAPGRMALSNYLAQSLICSLIFTGYGLALVDRVSPPLEVLIAIGIFAFQVAYSRWWLKGHRYGPVEWLLRFMTYWRRPSVRR from the coding sequence ATGAGGGCACAGGAGACACATCCCGCCAGGCCGGACGTACGCCTCGCCGCAGCGAGGATCGCCTCCGTGGACGCCTTACGGGGTTTCTCGCTGCTGGGCATCCTCGTCGTGAACATCGCCTTCCTGGCCTCCGGCTACCGGATGGCCGGGCTGGCGGAGCCAGCGTTCGACTCGTCCCTCGACTGGGGCGTGCGGTGGTTCGTGACGCTGTTCCTGGAGAACAAGTTCTACCTGCTGTTCTCGTTCCTGTTCGGCTACAGCTTCACGCTGCAGGTGGACTCGGCCACGCGGCAGGGGCGGCCGTTCGTGCCGATGTTCCTGCGGCGGCTGGCGGGGCTGTTGCTGCTCGGGCTGGCGCACGCGGTGCTGCTGTTCCCCGGCGACATCCTGACCACGTACGCGGCCGTCGGGCTGGCCCTGCTGATCTTCCGCCGGGTCCGGCCGAGGACGGCGGTCGCGCTGGCCGTCGTGCTGACGCTGCTGCTGGCGCTGGCGTTCGTGCTGCTGGCGCTGCTGGCGACCGCGGGCCTGGACCTGTCGGGCCGGGTCGCCGACGGCCAGGCGCAGGCCGCCGCCTCGAACTCGGCGCTCGGCGGGATGTTCTGGCAGATCGTCTCCGAGCACCTCAGGAAGCTGTCGCTGATCATCGTCGCGCGGGTCTTCTTCCAGGGCCCCGCGGTGCTGGCGGCGTGCCTGATCGGGCTGGCGGTGGGCAAGCTGGGCGTGCTGCGCGACCTGCCGGCCCACACGGCGACGCTGCGCCGGCTGCAGTGGATCGGGTTCACGGTCGGGCTGGGCGGCGCGCTCTTCTACACGGTGGCGGCCTGGGCCGGGTCGGTGCACAAGTTCTGGGGCGAGGCGGTCGACCTGGTGACGGCGCCGCTGCTGGCGGCGGCGTACGCGGCCACGTTCCTGCGGGTGCTGCCGCACGTGCCGCGGCTGGCCCGGGCGCTGGCGGCGCCCGGCAGGATGGCGCTGTCCAACTACCTGGCGCAGTCGCTGATCTGCTCGCTCATCTTCACCGGGTACGGCCTGGCGCTCGTCGATCGGGTCAGCCCGCCGCTGGAGGTGCTGATCGCGATCGGCATCTTCGCCTTCCAGGTCGCCTACAGCCGCTGGTGGCTCAAGGGGCACCGGTACGGGCCGGTGGAGTGGCTGCTGCGGTTCATGACGTACTGGCGAAGGCCCTCCGTGAGACGGTGA